One segment of Accipiter gentilis chromosome 26, bAccGen1.1, whole genome shotgun sequence DNA contains the following:
- the SKP1 gene encoding S-phase kinase-associated protein 1 isoform X2, with amino-acid sequence MPSIKLQSSDGEIFEVDVEIAKQSVTIKTMLEDLGMDDEGDDDPVPLPNVNAAILKKVIQWCTHHKDDPPPPEDDENKEKRTDDIPVWDQEFLKVDQGTLFELILAANYLDIKGLLDVTCKTVANMIKGKTPEEIRKTFNIKNDFTEEEEAQVRKENQWCEEK; translated from the exons ATGCCTTCAATTAAACTGCAGAGTTCAGATGGAGAAATCTTTGAAGTTGATGTTGAAATTGCAAAACAGTCTGTAACTATAAAGACTATGCTGGAAG ATTTGGGAATGGATGATGAAGGTGATGATGACCCAGTCCCTCTTCCAAATGTTAATGCAGCTATCTTAAAAAAG GTGATTCAGTGGTGCACCCATCACAAGGATGATCCACCTCCTCCTGAGGATGatgagaacaaagaaaaaagaacagatgaCATCCCTGTGTGGGATCAAGAGTTTCTGAAAGTAGACCAAGGAACGCTTTTTGAACTTATCCTG GCTGCAAATTACTTGGACATCAAAGGTTTGCTTGATGTCACATGCAAGACAGTTGCAAACATGATCAAGGGGAAAACTCCAGAAGAAATTCGCAAGACATTCAATATTAAGAATGACTtcactgaggaggaagaagcacag gTACGTAAAGAGAACCAGTGGTGTGAAGAGAAGTGA
- the SKP1 gene encoding S-phase kinase-associated protein 1 isoform X1, with protein sequence MSYRRHLERANMPSIKLQSSDGEIFEVDVEIAKQSVTIKTMLEDLGMDDEGDDDPVPLPNVNAAILKKVIQWCTHHKDDPPPPEDDENKEKRTDDIPVWDQEFLKVDQGTLFELILAANYLDIKGLLDVTCKTVANMIKGKTPEEIRKTFNIKNDFTEEEEAQVRKENQWCEEK encoded by the exons ATGAGCTACAGGAGGCATTTGGAAAGGGCTAAT ATGCCTTCAATTAAACTGCAGAGTTCAGATGGAGAAATCTTTGAAGTTGATGTTGAAATTGCAAAACAGTCTGTAACTATAAAGACTATGCTGGAAG ATTTGGGAATGGATGATGAAGGTGATGATGACCCAGTCCCTCTTCCAAATGTTAATGCAGCTATCTTAAAAAAG GTGATTCAGTGGTGCACCCATCACAAGGATGATCCACCTCCTCCTGAGGATGatgagaacaaagaaaaaagaacagatgaCATCCCTGTGTGGGATCAAGAGTTTCTGAAAGTAGACCAAGGAACGCTTTTTGAACTTATCCTG GCTGCAAATTACTTGGACATCAAAGGTTTGCTTGATGTCACATGCAAGACAGTTGCAAACATGATCAAGGGGAAAACTCCAGAAGAAATTCGCAAGACATTCAATATTAAGAATGACTtcactgaggaggaagaagcacag gTACGTAAAGAGAACCAGTGGTGTGAAGAGAAGTGA